The DNA region CTTAGAAAAGAGAGGGTGTCCCATCTTGCTCCAAATGGGACACACCGCGAATGCTTCCTTTCTACCCAAGGAGGTTTTTATATGCCTCTCCCAAATAAAGATTTGTAATGGCTATTCTTTATGACCCTACCATAACCTGCATCAAGGAGGGATACCTTAGGTATCCCCGAACCGACCCTTTTTCCGTGAACGCTTTTGCGAGCGTTAGCGAACAAAAGGGTTCCATGAAACCTTTTCGGGCGAGGGGGCTACGCCCCCTTACGGTAACCCCCGAGGGTTGACACCCTACGGTACCTGTGCAAAGGAGATGCTCTCAGCATCTCCGAACCTACCCTTTTTTTGGATGAAACCTTTTCGGACGAAGCCTGAAAAGGTTTCCGTGAACGCTTTTCGGGGGCGTAAGCCCCTGAAAAGGGTTCTCCGAAACTGTTATAAACCATCTGAGTTTAGGAGAGTTCACAACATCGGAGGAGTCAGATATGAAAAACAAAAAAACAAACCCTGAACTGGTGAATCTGATTCTCGAGCTGAAGAAGAGGGCAAGAGAAACAGATGCACCAATCTGGCGAGATGTTGCACTTCGTCTTGAGGGCTCAAACAGAAATCGAGCTGAAGTGAATGTGAGCAAGATAGACAGATTTGCAGCATCTAACGAAACCATTGTAGTGCCAGGAAAACTGCTCGGTGCTGGAGAAATCAAGAAGCCAGTGACAGTTGCAGCCTATAGTGCGAGTGCCAGTGCAAAGGAAAAAATCACAAAAGCGGGTGGAAGAGTACTCACACTCAGAGAGTTGATGGCCGAAAATCCGAAAGGCACAAATGTGAGGATTCTGGGGTGAAACAATGATAGTGATAGATGCAACAGGCAAGATTCTGGGGCGACTATGCTCAGAGGTGGCAAAACTGCTTCTTGATGGTGAAGAAGTGGTGGTGCTCAATGCAGAGAAAGCAATTATAACTGGCTCAAGAGAGCAGATAATTGAGGATTACCTGAAGAAGAGGCATGCTGGCAATGTGAGAAAAAGGAAAGGGCCATTTTACCCGAGAATGCCAGATAGAATTCTGAGACGTACGGTGAGGGGCATGCTCCCCTATGCAAAGTCAAGACGAGGCACCGAGGCGTATCGACGCCTAAGGGTTTACATTGGAATGCCAGAAGAATTCAAGAATTACAAGATAGTGAGTGTGCCAGAGGCGGAAGGCAAAGGAAAAGTGAAATTCATATCTCTGGGTGAGTTATCTAGAGAACTTGGAGCTAAATTTTGAGGAGGTATTTGAATGAATGTTATCACAACAAGTGGAAAAAGAAAAACTGCCATTGCAAGGGCATATGTGCGTGAAGGCAAGGGCAGGGTTAGAATCAACAAAGTTCCAATAGAAATTTACCAGCCAGAACTCGCAAGATTGAAGGTGATGGAACCATTGATTCTTGCGAAGGAAAAGGCGATGAAGGTGGACATAGATGTGGTTGTGGAAGGTGGCGGCATCATGGGACAGGCCTCAGCAGCTAGAACTGCAATTGCAAAAGGCCTTGTGAAGTTTCTGGGCGATAAGGAACTCGAGGAACTCTTTAGGAAGGTGGACCGCAACCTGCTTGTGAGTGACCCGAGAAGAAAACTACCGAAGAAGCCAGGTGGTAGAGGCGCTAGGAAGAAACGCCAGAAATCATACAGGTGAGGAAGATGATAATCCCAGTGCGATGTTTCACCTGCGGAAAGGTGATTGGCTCCTACTATGAAGTGTTCAAGCGCAGGGTGGAAAGTGGAGAGAAGCCGGGAGAAGTTCTGGACAGCCTTGGCTTGAAAAGATACTGCTGCAGGAGGATGCTGCTCACCCACGCAGACCTCATAGACGACATCGCAAAATTTGACTGAAATTTTTTCCCTTTTTCCTTTTATGAAGGTCTGGTACAAAGGCAGGAAAATTGAGATTTTACCTTCAAAAATCGTGTGTGTTGCCAGAAATTATGCTGCTCATGCAAACGAGATGCAGGAAAATCTCCCATCAGAGCCAGTGTTCTTTATCAAACCTCGTTCGGCCCTGGTGCCTCACAAAAGCACCGTGGTTCTGCCTGCCTATTCAAATCATGTGGAGCATGAGGTAGAGCTTGCTGTGGTCATAAAGCGAAGGTTGAAAAATGCAAAAGAGGTAAACTTAAAGAAGGATGTAATGGGGTTCTCAATAATTCTAGACATGACAGCAAGGGATGTGCAGAGAGAGGCGAAAAACCAGGGATTGCCATGGACAAAGGCAAAGTGTTTTGACACCTCTGCTCCTTTCGGACCGAAAATCGTGGAGCCAGATAAGTTGGACTGGAGAAAACTGGAAATTTCGTTGAGAGTGAACGGTGAGTTGAGACAGCAAGGAAATACAAGTCAGATGGTCTTTGGAATTGAAGAGTTGATTGCAAAGGCATCAGAAATTTTCACACTTGAGCGCTACGACATCATTGCTACAGGCACACCCGCGGGTGTTGGTGTCGTGAAGCCAGGCGACATTGTGGAAGCTGAAATTTCTGGCATAGGAAAACTTTGTGTGAGAATAGGCCCGCCCAAAAATTCATAATCCTTTATTCCTTAAGGCATGCCATGAACTATGAGGAGTTTCTGAAGGCGAAAGGGCTGGAAACAGGAGACACAATTGCAGTTCAGACCACTACAGGCATTTTTCAGGGTATCCTCATGCCCCACCATGAATTTAGTGATGAAGGAGCAATTGTAGTTAAACTCAAAAATGGTTACAACATTGGAATTGCAATTGAAAAAATAAAGAGTGTTGAGCTTGTCCAGAAGCGAAAAATTCAGGAGGAAAAGGAGGTTGCTGTTGAGCAGAATCCA from Thermoplasmata archaeon includes:
- a CDS encoding DNA-directed RNA polymerase subunit N: MIIPVRCFTCGKVIGSYYEVFKRRVESGEKPGEVLDSLGLKRYCCRRMLLTHADLIDDIAKFD
- a CDS encoding fumarylacetoacetate hydrolase family protein, which translates into the protein MKVWYKGRKIEILPSKIVCVARNYAAHANEMQENLPSEPVFFIKPRSALVPHKSTVVLPAYSNHVEHEVELAVVIKRRLKNAKEVNLKKDVMGFSIILDMTARDVQREAKNQGLPWTKAKCFDTSAPFGPKIVEPDKLDWRKLEISLRVNGELRQQGNTSQMVFGIEELIAKASEIFTLERYDIIATGTPAGVGVVKPGDIVEAEISGIGKLCVRIGPPKNS
- a CDS encoding 50S ribosomal protein L18e; this translates as MKNKKTNPELVNLILELKKRARETDAPIWRDVALRLEGSNRNRAEVNVSKIDRFAASNETIVVPGKLLGAGEIKKPVTVAAYSASASAKEKITKAGGRVLTLRELMAENPKGTNVRILG
- a CDS encoding 30S ribosomal protein S9; the protein is MNVITTSGKRKTAIARAYVREGKGRVRINKVPIEIYQPELARLKVMEPLILAKEKAMKVDIDVVVEGGGIMGQASAARTAIAKGLVKFLGDKELEELFRKVDRNLLVSDPRRKLPKKPGGRGARKKRQKSYR
- a CDS encoding 50S ribosomal protein L13, encoding MIVIDATGKILGRLCSEVAKLLLDGEEVVVLNAEKAIITGSREQIIEDYLKKRHAGNVRKRKGPFYPRMPDRILRRTVRGMLPYAKSRRGTEAYRRLRVYIGMPEEFKNYKIVSVPEAEGKGKVKFISLGELSRELGAKF